In one window of Balaenoptera musculus isolate JJ_BM4_2016_0621 chromosome 10, mBalMus1.pri.v3, whole genome shotgun sequence DNA:
- the LETMD1 gene encoding LETM1 domain-containing protein 1 isoform X6: MAVSRVCWARAALWGSAGPPGPYVARRLQFVRSGLAWGTPRSSKLHLSPKADVKSLISYVVTKTKVINGKYHRFLGRHFPRFYVLYTIFMKVPSRRHQVSFPRYSFHSTLCQLPGLLANMQRGTHPAIHDILALRECFSNHPLGMNQLHALQMKALSRAMLLTPYLPPVLLRYRLKTHTTVIHQLDKALAKLGIGQLTAQEVKSACYLRGLNSTHIAEERCRTWLGEWLQLSCILKEAELSLLLHNVVLLSINYTGTRR; this comes from the exons ATGGCGGTCTCCAGAGTGTGCTGGGCTCGGGCTGCTTTGTGGGGTTCGGCGGGGCCCCCTGGACCTTATGTCGCCCGGAGGCTGCAGTTTGTTCGctctggcctggcctgggggACCCCTCG GTCTTCAAAGCTTCACCTTTCTCCAAAGGCAGATGTGAAGAGCTTGATCTCTTATGTGGTGACCAAGACAAAAGTGATTAATGGGAAATACCATCGTTTCTTGGGTCGTCATTTCCCCCGCTTCTATGTCCTGTATACAATCTTCATGAAAG TTCCGTCGAGACGTCACCAAGTGTCTTTTCCTAGGTATTCTTTCCATTCCACCCTTTGCCAACTACCTGGTCTTCTTGCTAAT ATGCAGCGTGGTACCCACCCAGCAATACATGATATCCTGGCTCTGAGAGAGTGTTTCTCTAACCATCCTCTGGGCATGAACCAGCTCCATGCTTTGCAGATG AAAGCCTTGAGTCGAGCAATGCTTCTCACACCTTACCTGCCTCCTGTCTTGTTGAGATACCGTTTAAAGACTCATACCACTGTGATTCACCAACTGGACAAGGCTTTGGCAAAGCTGGGGATTGGTCAGCTGACTGCCCAGGAGGTGAAGTCG GCTTGTTATCTTCGTGGCCTGAATTCCACCCATATTGCTGAAGAGAGGTGTCGAACTTGGCTGGGAGAATGGCTGCAGCTTTCCTGCATCCTGAAAG AAGCTGAGCTGTCCCTCTTGCTACACAATGTGGTCCTGCTTTCCATCAACTACACTGGGACAAGGCGCTGA
- the LETMD1 gene encoding LETM1 domain-containing protein 1 isoform X1, with the protein MAVSRVCWARAALWGSAGPPGPYVARRLQFVRSGLAWGTPRSSKLHLSPKADVKSLISYVVTKTKVINGKYHRFLGRHFPRFYVLYTIFMKGLQMLWADAKKARRIKTNMWKHNIKFHQLSYREMEHLRQFRRDVTKCLFLGILSIPPFANYLVFLLMYLFPRQLLIQHFWTPKQQIDFLDIYHALRKQSHPEILCYLEKVIPLISDSGLRWHMTELCTKMQRGTHPAIHDILALRECFSNHPLGMNQLHALQMKALSRAMLLTPYLPPVLLRYRLKTHTTVIHQLDKALAKLGIGQLTAQEVKSACYLRGLNSTHIAEERCRTWLGEWLQLSCILKEAELSLLLHNVVLLSINYTGTRR; encoded by the exons ATGGCGGTCTCCAGAGTGTGCTGGGCTCGGGCTGCTTTGTGGGGTTCGGCGGGGCCCCCTGGACCTTATGTCGCCCGGAGGCTGCAGTTTGTTCGctctggcctggcctgggggACCCCTCG GTCTTCAAAGCTTCACCTTTCTCCAAAGGCAGATGTGAAGAGCTTGATCTCTTATGTGGTGACCAAGACAAAAGTGATTAATGGGAAATACCATCGTTTCTTGGGTCGTCATTTCCCCCGCTTCTATGTCCTGTATACAATCTTCATGAAAG GATTGCAGATGTTATGGGCTGATGCCAAAAAGGCTAGAAGAATAAAGACAAATATGTGGAAGCACAATATAAAGTTTCATCAACTTTCATACCGGGAGATGGAGCATTTGAGACAG TTCCGTCGAGACGTCACCAAGTGTCTTTTCCTAGGTATTCTTTCCATTCCACCCTTTGCCAACTACCTGGTCTTCTTGCTAAT gtACCTGTTTCCTAGGCAACTGCTGATCCAACATTTCTGGACCCCAAAGCAACAAATTGATTTCTTAGATATCTATCATGCTCTCCGGAAGCAGTCCCACCCAGAAATTCTTTGTTATTTAGAAAAGGTTATCCCTCTCATTTCTGATTCAGGACTCCGGTGGCATATGACAGAATTGTGCACCAAG ATGCAGCGTGGTACCCACCCAGCAATACATGATATCCTGGCTCTGAGAGAGTGTTTCTCTAACCATCCTCTGGGCATGAACCAGCTCCATGCTTTGCAGATG AAAGCCTTGAGTCGAGCAATGCTTCTCACACCTTACCTGCCTCCTGTCTTGTTGAGATACCGTTTAAAGACTCATACCACTGTGATTCACCAACTGGACAAGGCTTTGGCAAAGCTGGGGATTGGTCAGCTGACTGCCCAGGAGGTGAAGTCG GCTTGTTATCTTCGTGGCCTGAATTCCACCCATATTGCTGAAGAGAGGTGTCGAACTTGGCTGGGAGAATGGCTGCAGCTTTCCTGCATCCTGAAAG AAGCTGAGCTGTCCCTCTTGCTACACAATGTGGTCCTGCTTTCCATCAACTACACTGGGACAAGGCGCTGA
- the LETMD1 gene encoding LETM1 domain-containing protein 1 isoform X5: protein MAVSRVCWARAALWGSAGPPGPYVARRLQFVRSGLAWGTPRLFHLPCRSSKLHLSPKADVKSLISYVVTKTKVINGKYHRFLGRHFPRFYVLYTIFMKGLQMLWADAKKARRIKTNMWKHNIKFHQLSYREMEHLRQFRRDVTKCLFLGILSIPPFANYLVFLLMYLFPRQLLIQHFWTPKQQIDFLDIYHALRKQSHPEILCYLEKVIPLISDSGLRWHMTELCTKMQRGTHPAIHDILALRECFSNHPLGMNQLHALQMKALSRAMLLTPYLPPVLLRYRLKTHTTVIHQLDKALAKLGIGQLTAQEVKSKLSCPSCYTMWSCFPSTTLGQGAEPTRSGWRCPACSHIVQQRGTKQHLSAKSVCPVRRVQGRGAGARVAAGTERNTPTGAAHERCHPNFLRFHWSWQQPLYWAFTMVF, encoded by the exons ATGGCGGTCTCCAGAGTGTGCTGGGCTCGGGCTGCTTTGTGGGGTTCGGCGGGGCCCCCTGGACCTTATGTCGCCCGGAGGCTGCAGTTTGTTCGctctggcctggcctgggggACCCCTCG TCTCTTTCATCTTCCTTGTAGGTCTTCAAAGCTTCACCTTTCTCCAAAGGCAGATGTGAAGAGCTTGATCTCTTATGTGGTGACCAAGACAAAAGTGATTAATGGGAAATACCATCGTTTCTTGGGTCGTCATTTCCCCCGCTTCTATGTCCTGTATACAATCTTCATGAAAG GATTGCAGATGTTATGGGCTGATGCCAAAAAGGCTAGAAGAATAAAGACAAATATGTGGAAGCACAATATAAAGTTTCATCAACTTTCATACCGGGAGATGGAGCATTTGAGACAG TTCCGTCGAGACGTCACCAAGTGTCTTTTCCTAGGTATTCTTTCCATTCCACCCTTTGCCAACTACCTGGTCTTCTTGCTAAT gtACCTGTTTCCTAGGCAACTGCTGATCCAACATTTCTGGACCCCAAAGCAACAAATTGATTTCTTAGATATCTATCATGCTCTCCGGAAGCAGTCCCACCCAGAAATTCTTTGTTATTTAGAAAAGGTTATCCCTCTCATTTCTGATTCAGGACTCCGGTGGCATATGACAGAATTGTGCACCAAG ATGCAGCGTGGTACCCACCCAGCAATACATGATATCCTGGCTCTGAGAGAGTGTTTCTCTAACCATCCTCTGGGCATGAACCAGCTCCATGCTTTGCAGATG AAAGCCTTGAGTCGAGCAATGCTTCTCACACCTTACCTGCCTCCTGTCTTGTTGAGATACCGTTTAAAGACTCATACCACTGTGATTCACCAACTGGACAAGGCTTTGGCAAAGCTGGGGATTGGTCAGCTGACTGCCCAGGAGGTGAAGTCG AAGCTGAGCTGTCCCTCTTGCTACACAATGTGGTCCTGCTTTCCATCAACTACACTGGGACAAGGCGCTGAGCCGACAAGGAGCGGGTGGCGTTGTCCTGCATGCAGTCACATAGTCCAGCAGCGTGGGACCAAACAGCACTTGTCAGCAAAGAGTGTGTGCCCTGTTAGGCGTGTGCAAGGCAGAGGAGCAGGTGCCCGTGTGGCAGCTGGAACTGAAAGAAACACTCCTACCGGGGCGGCCCACGAGAGGTGTCATCCCAACTTCCTCAGATTTCACTGGAGCTGGCAGCAGCCTTTGTACTGGGCTTTTACTATGGTGTTTTAA
- the LETMD1 gene encoding LETM1 domain-containing protein 1 isoform X2, translating into MAVSRVCWARAALWGSAGPPGPYVARRLQFVRSGLAWGTPRSSKLHLSPKADVKSLISYVVTKTKVINGKYHRFLGRHFPRFYVLYTIFMKGLQMLWADAKKARRIKTNMWKHNIKFHQLSYREMEHLRQFRRDVTKCLFLGILSIPPFANYLVFLLMYLFPRQLLIQHFWTPKQQIDFLDIYHALRKQSHPEILCYLEKVIPLISDSGLRWHMTELCTKMQRGTHPAIHDILALRECFSNHPLGMNQLHALQMKALSRAMLLTPYLPPVLLRYRLKTHTTVIHQLDKALAKLGIGQLTAQEVKSACYLRGLNSTHIAEERCRTWLGEWLQLSCILKAIQL; encoded by the exons ATGGCGGTCTCCAGAGTGTGCTGGGCTCGGGCTGCTTTGTGGGGTTCGGCGGGGCCCCCTGGACCTTATGTCGCCCGGAGGCTGCAGTTTGTTCGctctggcctggcctgggggACCCCTCG GTCTTCAAAGCTTCACCTTTCTCCAAAGGCAGATGTGAAGAGCTTGATCTCTTATGTGGTGACCAAGACAAAAGTGATTAATGGGAAATACCATCGTTTCTTGGGTCGTCATTTCCCCCGCTTCTATGTCCTGTATACAATCTTCATGAAAG GATTGCAGATGTTATGGGCTGATGCCAAAAAGGCTAGAAGAATAAAGACAAATATGTGGAAGCACAATATAAAGTTTCATCAACTTTCATACCGGGAGATGGAGCATTTGAGACAG TTCCGTCGAGACGTCACCAAGTGTCTTTTCCTAGGTATTCTTTCCATTCCACCCTTTGCCAACTACCTGGTCTTCTTGCTAAT gtACCTGTTTCCTAGGCAACTGCTGATCCAACATTTCTGGACCCCAAAGCAACAAATTGATTTCTTAGATATCTATCATGCTCTCCGGAAGCAGTCCCACCCAGAAATTCTTTGTTATTTAGAAAAGGTTATCCCTCTCATTTCTGATTCAGGACTCCGGTGGCATATGACAGAATTGTGCACCAAG ATGCAGCGTGGTACCCACCCAGCAATACATGATATCCTGGCTCTGAGAGAGTGTTTCTCTAACCATCCTCTGGGCATGAACCAGCTCCATGCTTTGCAGATG AAAGCCTTGAGTCGAGCAATGCTTCTCACACCTTACCTGCCTCCTGTCTTGTTGAGATACCGTTTAAAGACTCATACCACTGTGATTCACCAACTGGACAAGGCTTTGGCAAAGCTGGGGATTGGTCAGCTGACTGCCCAGGAGGTGAAGTCG GCTTGTTATCTTCGTGGCCTGAATTCCACCCATATTGCTGAAGAGAGGTGTCGAACTTGGCTGGGAGAATGGCTGCAGCTTTCCTGCATCCTGAAAG CGATCCAACTGTAG
- the LETMD1 gene encoding LETM1 domain-containing protein 1 isoform X3, which produces MISRSSLDFRSFRSSKLHLSPKADVKSLISYVVTKTKVINGKYHRFLGRHFPRFYVLYTIFMKGLQMLWADAKKARRIKTNMWKHNIKFHQLSYREMEHLRQFRRDVTKCLFLGILSIPPFANYLVFLLMYLFPRQLLIQHFWTPKQQIDFLDIYHALRKQSHPEILCYLEKVIPLISDSGLRWHMTELCTKMQRGTHPAIHDILALRECFSNHPLGMNQLHALQMKALSRAMLLTPYLPPVLLRYRLKTHTTVIHQLDKALAKLGIGQLTAQEVKSACYLRGLNSTHIAEERCRTWLGEWLQLSCILKEAELSLLLHNVVLLSINYTGTRR; this is translated from the exons ATGATCTCAAGATCTTCTTTGGATTTCAGAAGTTTCAG GTCTTCAAAGCTTCACCTTTCTCCAAAGGCAGATGTGAAGAGCTTGATCTCTTATGTGGTGACCAAGACAAAAGTGATTAATGGGAAATACCATCGTTTCTTGGGTCGTCATTTCCCCCGCTTCTATGTCCTGTATACAATCTTCATGAAAG GATTGCAGATGTTATGGGCTGATGCCAAAAAGGCTAGAAGAATAAAGACAAATATGTGGAAGCACAATATAAAGTTTCATCAACTTTCATACCGGGAGATGGAGCATTTGAGACAG TTCCGTCGAGACGTCACCAAGTGTCTTTTCCTAGGTATTCTTTCCATTCCACCCTTTGCCAACTACCTGGTCTTCTTGCTAAT gtACCTGTTTCCTAGGCAACTGCTGATCCAACATTTCTGGACCCCAAAGCAACAAATTGATTTCTTAGATATCTATCATGCTCTCCGGAAGCAGTCCCACCCAGAAATTCTTTGTTATTTAGAAAAGGTTATCCCTCTCATTTCTGATTCAGGACTCCGGTGGCATATGACAGAATTGTGCACCAAG ATGCAGCGTGGTACCCACCCAGCAATACATGATATCCTGGCTCTGAGAGAGTGTTTCTCTAACCATCCTCTGGGCATGAACCAGCTCCATGCTTTGCAGATG AAAGCCTTGAGTCGAGCAATGCTTCTCACACCTTACCTGCCTCCTGTCTTGTTGAGATACCGTTTAAAGACTCATACCACTGTGATTCACCAACTGGACAAGGCTTTGGCAAAGCTGGGGATTGGTCAGCTGACTGCCCAGGAGGTGAAGTCG GCTTGTTATCTTCGTGGCCTGAATTCCACCCATATTGCTGAAGAGAGGTGTCGAACTTGGCTGGGAGAATGGCTGCAGCTTTCCTGCATCCTGAAAG AAGCTGAGCTGTCCCTCTTGCTACACAATGTGGTCCTGCTTTCCATCAACTACACTGGGACAAGGCGCTGA
- the LETMD1 gene encoding LETM1 domain-containing protein 1 isoform X4: MLWADAKKARRIKTNMWKHNIKFHQLSYREMEHLRQFRRDVTKCLFLGILSIPPFANYLVFLLMYLFPRQLLIQHFWTPKQQIDFLDIYHALRKQSHPEILCYLEKVIPLISDSGLRWHMTELCTKMQRGTHPAIHDILALRECFSNHPLGMNQLHALQMKALSRAMLLTPYLPPVLLRYRLKTHTTVIHQLDKALAKLGIGQLTAQEVKSACYLRGLNSTHIAEERCRTWLGEWLQLSCILKEAELSLLLHNVVLLSINYTGTRR, from the exons ATGTTATGGGCTGATGCCAAAAAGGCTAGAAGAATAAAGACAAATATGTGGAAGCACAATATAAAGTTTCATCAACTTTCATACCGGGAGATGGAGCATTTGAGACAG TTCCGTCGAGACGTCACCAAGTGTCTTTTCCTAGGTATTCTTTCCATTCCACCCTTTGCCAACTACCTGGTCTTCTTGCTAAT gtACCTGTTTCCTAGGCAACTGCTGATCCAACATTTCTGGACCCCAAAGCAACAAATTGATTTCTTAGATATCTATCATGCTCTCCGGAAGCAGTCCCACCCAGAAATTCTTTGTTATTTAGAAAAGGTTATCCCTCTCATTTCTGATTCAGGACTCCGGTGGCATATGACAGAATTGTGCACCAAG ATGCAGCGTGGTACCCACCCAGCAATACATGATATCCTGGCTCTGAGAGAGTGTTTCTCTAACCATCCTCTGGGCATGAACCAGCTCCATGCTTTGCAGATG AAAGCCTTGAGTCGAGCAATGCTTCTCACACCTTACCTGCCTCCTGTCTTGTTGAGATACCGTTTAAAGACTCATACCACTGTGATTCACCAACTGGACAAGGCTTTGGCAAAGCTGGGGATTGGTCAGCTGACTGCCCAGGAGGTGAAGTCG GCTTGTTATCTTCGTGGCCTGAATTCCACCCATATTGCTGAAGAGAGGTGTCGAACTTGGCTGGGAGAATGGCTGCAGCTTTCCTGCATCCTGAAAG AAGCTGAGCTGTCCCTCTTGCTACACAATGTGGTCCTGCTTTCCATCAACTACACTGGGACAAGGCGCTGA
- the CSRNP2 gene encoding LOW QUALITY PROTEIN: cysteine/serine-rich nuclear protein 2 (The sequence of the model RefSeq protein was modified relative to this genomic sequence to represent the inferred CDS: inserted 2 bases in 1 codon; deleted 3 bases in 3 codons) — protein MDAFTGSGLKRKFDDVDVGSSVSNSDDEISSSDSADSCDSLNPPTAASFTPTSILKRQKQLRRKNVRFDQVTVYYFARRQGFTSVPSQGGSSLGMAQRHNSVRSYTLCEFAQEQEVNHREILREHLKEEKLHAKKMKLTKNGTVESVEADCLTLDDVSDEDIDVENVEVDDYFFLQLSPTKRRRALLRASGVHRIDAEEKQELRAXRLSREECGCDWRLYCDPEACAWSQAGIKCQVDRMSFPCGCSRDGCGNMAGRIEFNPIRVRTHYLHTIMKLELESKRQVSRPPAPDEEPSPAASCSLAAAQGSETQDFQEFIAENETAVLHLQSAEELERLQAEEDSSGSSASLDSSIESLGVCILEEPLAVPEELCPGLAAPILIQAQLPPGSSVLCFAENSDQPTASAVNNPSYLNSGPLVYYQVEQRPVLGVKGEPGTEEVPPSFPKEKDLSVFSLPVTSLVACGPTDPAALCKSEVGKTSTLEALVPEDRNPEEPEDEDFRPSWSPSKLPLRTDNEEGCVVEKTAQQSEARPPEEPSLELPLAV, from the exons ATGGATGCATTCACGGGCTCGGGTCTCAAGAGGAAGTTTGATGATGTGGATGTGGGTTCATCAGTTTCCAACTCCGATGATGAGATCTCCAGCAGTGACAGCGCTGATAGCTGCGACAGCCTCAATCCTCCCACAGCTGCCAGCTTCACAC CCACATCCATCCTGAAGCGGCAGAAGCAGCTGCGGAGGAAGAATGTGCGCTTTGACCAGGTGACTGTGTACTACTTTGCCCGGCGCCAGGGTTTCACCAGCGTGCCCAGCCAGGGCGGCAGCTCTCTGGGCATGGCCCAGCGCCATAACTCTGTACGCAGCTACACGCTCTGTGAGTTTGCTCAGGAGCAGGAGGTGAACCATCGGGAGATTCTTCGTGAACACCTGAAGGAGGAGAAACTCCACGCCAAGAAGATGAAG CTGACCAAGAACGGGACAGTGGAGTCGGTGGAGGCCGACTGCCTGACATTGGATGATGTTTCAGATGAAGATATTGATGTGGAAAACGTGGAGGTGGATGATTACTTCTTCCTGCAGCTCTCGCCCACCAAACGGCGACGGGCCCTGCTGAGGGCTTCTGGGGTCCAC CGCATTGATGCTGAAGAGAAGCAAGAACTTCGAGC TCGACTGTCACGGGAAGAGTGTGGTTGTGACTGG CGACTGTACTGTGACCCGGAAGCCTGTGCCTGG AGCCAGGCTGGGATTAAATGCCAG GTGGACCGCATGTCCTTTCCATGTGGCTGCTCCCGGGACGGCTGTGGGAACATGGCTGGGCGCATTGAATTCAACCCAATCCGGGTCCGGACTCATTACCTCCACACCATCATGAAGCTGGAGCTGGAGAGCAAGCGGCAGGTGAGCCGCCCACCAGCCCCAGACGAGGAGCCCTCCCCTGCTGCCAGCTGCAGCCTGGCGGCAGCACAGGGCTCAGAGACACAGGACTTCCAGGAGTTCATCGCTGAGAATGAGACGGCGGTGCTGCACCTGCAGAGTGCGGAGGAGCTGGAGCGGCTCCAGGCGGAGGAGGACTCGAGCGGCTCCAGTGCCAGCCTGGACTCCAGCATAGAGAGCCTGGGCGTGTGCATCCTGGAGGAGCCCCTGGCTGTTCCCGAAGAGCTGTGCCCAGGCCTGGCAGCCCCCATCCTCATCCAGGCTCAGCTGCCCCCAGGCTCCTCCGTGCTGTGTTTTGCCGAGAACTCGGACCAGCCGACTGCCTCAGCTGTGAACAACCCATCCTACTTGAACAGTGGGCCCCTGGTCTACTACCAGGTGGAGCAGAGGCCAGTCCTGGGGGTGAAAGGAGAGCCTGGTACGGAAGAAGTCCCACCGTCGTTCCCCAAGGAGAAGGACCTGAGTGTCTTCTCTCTCCCGGTTACCTCACTGGTGGCTTGTGGCCCCACAGACCCGGCTGCCCTCTGTAAGTCAGAGGTGGGGAAAACATCCACGCTAGAAGCGCTAGTGCCCGAAGATCGTAACCCCGAGGAGCCTGAGGATGAAGACTTCCGCCCCTCTTGGTCCCCCTCAAAGCTCCCCTTGCGCACGGACAATGAAGAGGGCTGTGTGGTGGAGAAGACTGCACAGCAGAGTGAGGCCCGGCCCCCTGAAGAGCCTTCCCTGGAGCTCCCTCTGGCAGTGTGA
- the LOC118901844 gene encoding cytochrome c oxidase subunit 7C, mitochondrial-like: MLGQSMWRFTASVVRRSHYEEGPGKNLPFSVENKWRLLAMMTLYFGSGFAAPFYIVRHQLLKK, from the coding sequence ATGTTGGGACAAAGCATGTGGAGGTTCACAGCCTCTGTGGTCCGTAGGAGCCACTATGAGGAGGGTCCAGGGAAGAATTTACCATTTTCAGTGGAAAACAAGTGGCGGTTACTAGCTATGATGACTTTGTACTTTGGGTCTGGATTTGCTGCACCTTTCTATATAGTAAGACACCAActgcttaaaaaataa